The uncultured Fibrobacter sp. genome contains a region encoding:
- a CDS encoding nuclease-related domain-containing protein: MGTILGIAIVIAFIFAAIDGATKPRRRRRRHSRSNDDGDGCLGCLAVFAIFICIWIGLLILNFIKAHSTAFAIGGIILVLIIIVAAIVFKTTQTEEFPEDVEPTYPKISDYQRPRNKQQISSSQPTKKESKPFTQEELSVHPATYEDVVGTIPSAAEMAGKLGEDSVSRAVWAACQFDKRHYKILRNVYVPTIDGYSEIDVLLLHETGIYVFESKNLSGSVYGDEKHPQWQRYKTNGEKGPIPNPVLQNKRHIDCLCLFLNQNKYQFRAFSMIVFGNKSKLKYIPENKSLTSIHEICNLEIELVKKMQAEQIFYSAETIDDWCRMLLPYTQLSEEEKKAHIERITKKFRKIN, encoded by the coding sequence TTGGGAACAATCCTTGGCATAGCAATTGTAATCGCTTTTATATTTGCGGCGATTGACGGAGCAACCAAGCCCCGTCGCAGAAGACGTCGTCATTCAAGGAGTAACGACGATGGTGATGGTTGTCTCGGATGCTTAGCAGTCTTTGCAATTTTCATTTGTATTTGGATCGGCCTACTTATTCTCAATTTTATCAAAGCCCACAGCACCGCTTTTGCTATTGGCGGCATCATTCTAGTATTAATTATCATAGTAGCAGCAATAGTTTTCAAAACAACTCAAACCGAAGAATTTCCTGAAGATGTCGAACCGACATACCCTAAAATCTCTGATTACCAAAGACCCCGAAACAAACAACAAATTTCTTCAAGCCAACCCACAAAAAAAGAATCCAAGCCGTTTACACAAGAAGAGCTAAGCGTTCACCCAGCAACTTATGAAGATGTTGTCGGAACAATCCCTTCCGCAGCAGAAATGGCGGGTAAATTGGGAGAGGACTCCGTAAGTAGAGCCGTATGGGCGGCGTGTCAATTTGACAAGCGACATTATAAAATTTTAAGAAATGTCTATGTTCCAACAATTGACGGATATTCAGAAATTGATGTTCTGCTTTTGCATGAAACAGGCATCTATGTTTTTGAAAGTAAGAATTTATCAGGATCTGTCTACGGCGATGAAAAACACCCTCAATGGCAACGCTACAAGACTAATGGAGAAAAAGGCCCTATACCTAATCCTGTCTTACAAAACAAACGACATATAGACTGTTTATGTCTCTTTTTAAATCAAAATAAATACCAGTTCCGCGCATTCAGTATGATTGTTTTTGGAAACAAATCAAAATTAAAATATATCCCAGAAAACAAATCTCTTACGAGCATTCACGAAATTTGCAACTTAGAAATAGAATTGGTCAAGAAAATGCAAGCCGAACAAATTTTTTATAGTGCAGAAACCATTGATGATTGGTGCAGAATGTTACTGCCGTACACTCAATTATCCGAAGAAGAAAAAAAGGCTCATATAGAACGAATCACTAAAAAATTCAGAAAAATCAATTAA
- a CDS encoding nuclease-related domain-containing protein — protein MNRKQHFRTHVQGESLEGKIQELSDKMYEYLFLPAIALAACIYIWMIFLGFLKVELFTAVFTSALLLVVSIRAFFKIKNLCKTIRNHQKGLDGERFVGSIIEKTSSKSTFVFHDIVCEKKSHGKAIPFNIDHVIISTKGIFAIDAKNWNLNDREYNEADFIYDNEELIDSTGVLQKDVMQKIDSQAKFLEDKIYEWTGKRYQVFRVGIMIGAFVKNVQRDFKKWWIINDGAFLRLFEKESEKIPLNDVIRISDSLRRFVEKPIK, from the coding sequence ATGAATCGAAAGCAACACTTTAGAACACACGTACAAGGAGAGTCTCTTGAAGGGAAAATCCAAGAGCTCTCCGATAAGATGTACGAATACTTATTCCTTCCGGCAATAGCCCTAGCTGCATGCATATATATCTGGATGATTTTTCTAGGATTCTTAAAGGTTGAATTATTCACAGCAGTTTTCACGTCTGCTTTATTACTTGTTGTTTCCATACGAGCTTTCTTTAAGATTAAAAATTTATGCAAGACAATCCGCAACCACCAAAAAGGACTTGATGGAGAAAGATTTGTTGGATCCATCATTGAAAAAACGTCCTCTAAAAGTACATTTGTATTTCACGACATCGTTTGTGAAAAGAAAAGTCACGGAAAGGCAATCCCTTTCAACATCGACCACGTAATCATTAGTACCAAGGGAATATTTGCCATAGATGCAAAAAATTGGAATCTTAATGACAGAGAATATAACGAAGCAGATTTTATTTACGACAACGAAGAACTTATTGACAGTACGGGAGTTTTGCAAAAAGACGTAATGCAGAAAATTGACTCTCAGGCAAAGTTTCTTGAAGATAAAATTTACGAATGGACTGGCAAACGATATCAGGTTTTTAGAGTTGGTATAATGATAGGCGCTTTTGTTAAGAATGTTCAGCGAGACTTCAAGAAATGGTGGATTATAAACGATGGCGCTTTTTTAAGATTGTTTGAAAAAGAATCAGAAAAGATTCCATTAAATGATGTAATCCGAATTTCAGATTCGCTTCGTCGATTTGTTGAAAAGCCTATTAAATAG
- a CDS encoding FISUMP domain-containing protein: MRFTKYIVAFGCAALLGACSSTISSDNDDFSPQTFSELGKCNNSNKGEMVYLPKDNERYLCENGEWKQLVTAEKISSSSTTGFKEETSSSSNIKDDSFSSNSTYQEKDCESGYLCDARDGSKYKVTIIGNQVWMAENLNYKTENSYCYDLADVYCKKYGSLYEWITAMAITNENDSITNPHQGICPSGWHIPSYDEFFDLADYVDKNNGEEGVGKSLKSKEWDKSSIDKFGFAALGAGLHWNIGFDYKDSDAYFWSTKRDGSNGNNNYWTIQRDSFSADWEFTGNAYSVRCIKD, from the coding sequence ATGAGATTTACGAAATACATAGTGGCATTTGGCTGCGCGGCTCTTTTAGGAGCCTGTTCTAGCACAATCTCTTCTGACAACGATGACTTTTCTCCCCAGACATTTTCAGAACTGGGAAAATGTAACAATTCCAACAAAGGGGAAATGGTCTATTTACCAAAGGATAACGAAAGATACCTATGCGAAAATGGTGAATGGAAACAACTTGTCACAGCCGAAAAGATTTCTAGTTCAAGTACAACAGGTTTCAAAGAAGAAACATCTTCTTCTAGCAACATAAAAGATGATTCATTTTCATCCAACAGCACTTATCAAGAAAAGGATTGTGAATCAGGATATCTTTGCGACGCCCGTGATGGAAGTAAATACAAAGTGACCATCATTGGCAATCAAGTTTGGATGGCAGAGAATCTTAACTACAAAACAGAGAACAGCTACTGCTATGATTTAGCAGATGTTTATTGCAAAAAATATGGTTCTCTCTACGAATGGATAACGGCCATGGCAATAACCAACGAAAACGACTCTATAACAAACCCTCATCAAGGCATTTGTCCTTCTGGTTGGCACATCCCCTCCTATGATGAATTTTTCGATTTAGCCGATTATGTTGATAAAAATAATGGCGAAGAGGGTGTTGGCAAAAGCCTAAAATCTAAAGAGTGGGACAAATCCTCTATAGACAAATTTGGATTTGCAGCACTTGGAGCAGGATTACATTGGAACATAGGCTTTGATTATAAGGATTCTGATGCATATTTTTGGAGTACAAAAAGAGATGGTAGCAACGGAAACAATAACTATTGGACTATCCAAAGAGATTCTTTTTCCGCAGATTGGGAATTTACAGGAAACGCCTATTCTGTTCGCTGCATTAAGGATTGA